From the genome of Scleropages formosus chromosome 22, fSclFor1.1, whole genome shotgun sequence:
CAGTTCAATATCCAAACTATCGCTTGTGTTCACCTTAGACAAATATGTAAGCTAAACAGTTACCAAGAATAATTTTAGTCATGTGTATGTAATATCAAACTGTCCCTTGATAATTAGAACATATTACAAGATCcgttcttacatttatttatttagcagacgcttttctccaaagtgacttccaatgaactttatgtagtgttatcagcccacacctggttcaccaaagtgacttacactgctagatacactacttacacagggtcactcatccatacatcagtggaacacatcctctctgtcactcacacactaggggtgaacctgaacagcatgtctttggactgtgggaggaaaccagagcacctggcggaaACCCCCatagacatgggaagaacatgcaaactccacactgactaagcggggatcaaatccatggctctcacaccacccaggtgctgtgagacagcagtgctactcattgtgtcaccatgccacctttctttaatcagtaaatgtaaagtgcAACATTTACACGGTATACTGAAGCCACAATTGAATGCTTCACCAAAACTATTGTAATTATTGTTTGTCTAGCCTTGGATTCATTGTTCGCTGTTATGCCTGTTACCTCTCCTCTGGAatgttctgtgtgctttctctTGCTGATGCTATCTGCCTACCCAATGCAAATATGTGATGCACaaaacattaacacacacacacacacacacacacacacacattttcagaaccgcttgtcccatacggggtcatggggaaccggagcctacccggcaacacagggcgtaaggccagagggggaggggacacacccaggacgggacgccagtccgccgcaaggcaccccaagaaggactcaaaccccagacccactggagagcaggacccggtccaacccactgcgccaccgcgcccccctagaACATTAACAGTGGATCTAAATTAAAGGTTCTTCATTATTTTGTGTATTGTCTTATCTCTGCATAAGGTCGGGACATTCCTATTCAGGAAAACTTCTTGTTCATGTTAACCTTCATTCATACCTTGGTGCTATGACAAACCAGTATTTAATAACAAACAACAGaatttttcactttcttctgcTGATAGGTGGTTACTAtacatgtgaaaaagaaattgcATCATCATAAAATGAGACTGCAGATGTCTTCACACTGAGAAAGTAGTATCAGTGTAGATACAGTATGCAAGAAATGCAGTAGATCCAAGATACTGCTTTAAGGAATGTAAGATACAAAATGCGTTTGAcattaattaactttttataactgtaaattatacatttaactCTGCAGCACAAAATGCATCTTAAAAAATTCACAGAAGACTTTTTATCTGTCTTTGCTCCACAGGCAGAGCCCAAGAAGGagagtctgaagcagcagtacCTAAAGAAGATGGGCCTGAGCCAAGAGAAAAGCCTGTCTAGGTCAGAGAGTCAGGAAAGGGAAATCCAGAGGCAAAACAGCATGTCTGGTGAGCGAGACTATGTCAGGAAAGGCAAATCTAACATGGAGGAGAAGCCTGGGCCCTCAAACCAGTTTTTGAGAGATGATAGTcaggagacagagagaaaaggagggagCAAGGAGAAAGAGATGAATGAAGAGAGCAAGCCAAGAGAAAGAAAGgatgatggtggaaagaagGAAGAGGGCAGCAGTAAAACAAAAGAGTTGATCTCTAAActgcaggagaagaaggaggaagcCAGAGACAAGGAGCGTAAGGATGAGAACCGGAAAAGGGAGGACAGCAAGACGAAGGAACTGATCTCAAagctttgggagaaaagtgaaaaggaagaaataaaagaaagggagaagaaagaagaaatcaGGAAGAAGGAGGATTATAAAACAAGGGGACTGATATCCAGACTGGAGGAAAAGCAAAGTCAGGcaaaagagaacaaaacagATGACAGGAAGAATAGAGGggaggagaaaagcaaggagGATGCGCGACTTGCCCAAACAGGATCCCAACAGGAGGAGAAGGATGATAAGAAGATGgagaagcaaaaagaaaaggagaatgATAGAGGCATAcagggagaaaaggaaaaggagcaGAGAAGCATTAAAGCAAGAgcaaaggaaaaggagaaggataatgtgaaaaggaaagagacagagaaagggaAGGCCATCAGTGAGGGCCTGAAGCACAGCATGGGAGAGGAACCTGTAGGGGAGAAAGGCCCGGAGAGTAAGGCCAAAGAAAAGGCTGAAGATGAGGATGACGATGCCAGTATGTTCGATGAATTGCTTGAGAAGGTCAGCAACAATGACCCTCAACTCACGGAGCTCAATGTGAATAACTCAGAGGTGATCAAGAATAAAACCCTCATACAGTTTGCTGAGGCTCTGCGGGATAACATGCATGTTAAGACGTTTGCACTAGCCAACACCAGGGCTGATGACCATGTGGCTTACGCTATTGCAGGCACTCTGCGGGTCAACAAGACCATCACCAGCATCAACCTGGACTCCAACCATCTCACCAGCAAAGGCATCATTGCCCTGATACAGGCCCTGCAGCACAACGCAACCCTCACTGAATTGCGCTTCCACAATCAGCGGCACATCTGTGGTGGCAAAACCGAGATGGAGATGGCTAAAGTGTTGAAGGAGAACACTACACTGCTCAAACTAGGTTATCACTTTGAGCTGGCTGGTCCACGTATGACCATGACCAACATCCTGAGCCGTAACATGGACCGACAGCGGCAGCGGAGGCTTCAAGAGCAGAAGCAGGCCC
Proteins encoded in this window:
- the lmod1b gene encoding leiomodin-1 isoform X2, producing the protein MHLRRISRNVQASRAALTKDQCICSRLFKVSPPRPGARSLSQWVFGHWDNTPVYRTVKQQRKLKGIFPTSLCFQSSGFEARFLGSHVQVESTSADTDRASDLNMPSLLRKRSPLEKQSSIHNNVDAKVEPKKLSERQLSVEAEPKKESLKQQYLKKMGLSQEKSLSRSESQEREIQRQNSMSGERDYVRKGKSNMEEKPGPSNQFLRDDSQETERKGGSKEKEMNEESKPRERKDDGGKKEEGSSKTKELISKLQEKKEEARDKERKDENRKREDSKTKELISKLWEKSEKEEIKEREKKEEIRKKEDYKTRGLISRLEEKQSQAKENKTDDRKNRGEEKSKEDARLAQTGSQQEEKDDKKMEKQKEKENDRGIQGEKEKEQRSIKARAKEKEKDNVKRKETEKGKAISEGLKHSMGEEPVGEKGPESKAKEKAEDEDDDASMFDELLEKVSNNDPQLTELNVNNSEVIKNKTLIQFAEALRDNMHVKTFALANTRADDHVAYAIAGTLRVNKTITSINLDSNHLTSKGIIALIQALQHNATLTELRFHNQRHICGGKTEMEMAKVLKENTTLLKLGYHFELAGPRMTMTNILSRNMDRQRQRRLQEQKQAQADGEKKETLEIPKTSGGFLKTSPKPSPKVSPLPSPQPSPKVTPKKGGGETGPPPPPPPPPPAPALDINCLRSTLTPVSQRKLGNKGSGFSGNKNSRDQLLASIRNSNIKQLKKVELPKLLQ
- the lmod1b gene encoding leiomodin-1 isoform X1; translation: MHLRRISRNVQASRAALTKDQCICSRLFKVSPPRPGARSLSHHLDLRLVFWVVMSKWKVRALTRTGRQVSEDPDIDNLLSILSPEEVEELEKEVLTAPDPDPDLNMPSLLRKRSPLEKQSSIHNNVDAKVEPKKLSERQLSVEAEPKKESLKQQYLKKMGLSQEKSLSRSESQEREIQRQNSMSGERDYVRKGKSNMEEKPGPSNQFLRDDSQETERKGGSKEKEMNEESKPRERKDDGGKKEEGSSKTKELISKLQEKKEEARDKERKDENRKREDSKTKELISKLWEKSEKEEIKEREKKEEIRKKEDYKTRGLISRLEEKQSQAKENKTDDRKNRGEEKSKEDARLAQTGSQQEEKDDKKMEKQKEKENDRGIQGEKEKEQRSIKARAKEKEKDNVKRKETEKGKAISEGLKHSMGEEPVGEKGPESKAKEKAEDEDDDASMFDELLEKVSNNDPQLTELNVNNSEVIKNKTLIQFAEALRDNMHVKTFALANTRADDHVAYAIAGTLRVNKTITSINLDSNHLTSKGIIALIQALQHNATLTELRFHNQRHICGGKTEMEMAKVLKENTTLLKLGYHFELAGPRMTMTNILSRNMDRQRQRRLQEQKQAQADGEKKETLEIPKTSGGFLKTSPKPSPKVSPLPSPQPSPKVTPKKGGGETGPPPPPPPPPPAPALDINCLRSTLTPVSQRKLGNKGSGFSGNKNSRDQLLASIRNSNIKQLKKVELPKLLQ